From one Leifsonia soli genomic stretch:
- the tig gene encoding trigger factor, protein MKTTVEKLSPTRTKLTISVTPEELQPSIKHAYEHIAEQVTIPGFRKGKVPPPIIDQRVGKAAVLEHAVNEGLDGFYRRAVEENDVRPLGRPEADITEWPNEKDFSGDLLLTIEVDVRPEVKLPDFDDITITVDAAEVGVDDVEEELDRLRSRFGTLVTVDRPAKTGDFAQIDLVAVIGGEEVDTAANISYEIGSGELIDGIDEALDTLTAGETTTFEAPLMGGDHEGENAQITVTLNAVKERELPEADDDFAQIASEFDTIGELRQSLRTQVERAKVFGQGTAARDQLVDKLLELVEIPVPEQLVEDEVHRHLEQENRLEDDVHRAEVKESSEKTFKTQILLDEVAQENDVKVSQDELTQYLVQGAAQYGMDPNEFVKILSENGQIPSMVGEVARNKALAIILGKVKVVDSNGKPVDLAEFTAIADGDDTDAEAPGDEAPAAEEAPAEEAPAAEEKPKKRSTKKKADDK, encoded by the coding sequence GTGAAGACCACGGTCGAGAAGCTCAGCCCCACCCGCACCAAGCTCACCATCTCGGTGACGCCGGAGGAGCTGCAGCCTTCCATCAAGCACGCGTACGAGCACATCGCCGAGCAGGTGACCATCCCCGGTTTCCGCAAGGGCAAGGTGCCGCCGCCCATCATCGACCAGCGGGTCGGCAAGGCCGCCGTCCTGGAGCACGCGGTCAACGAGGGTCTCGACGGCTTCTACCGTCGCGCCGTGGAGGAGAACGACGTTCGTCCCCTCGGCCGCCCGGAGGCCGACATCACCGAGTGGCCGAACGAGAAGGACTTCTCGGGCGACCTGCTCCTCACCATCGAGGTGGACGTGCGCCCCGAGGTGAAGCTGCCCGACTTCGACGACATCACCATCACGGTCGACGCGGCCGAGGTGGGCGTGGATGACGTGGAGGAGGAGCTGGATCGGCTCCGCAGCCGCTTCGGCACCCTCGTCACGGTCGACCGTCCCGCCAAGACCGGTGACTTCGCGCAGATCGACCTGGTCGCCGTCATCGGCGGCGAAGAGGTCGACACCGCCGCGAACATCTCCTACGAGATCGGCTCGGGCGAGCTCATCGACGGCATCGACGAGGCCCTCGACACCCTCACCGCCGGCGAGACCACCACGTTCGAGGCGCCGCTCATGGGCGGTGACCACGAGGGTGAGAACGCGCAGATCACCGTCACGCTGAACGCCGTCAAGGAGCGCGAGCTTCCGGAGGCCGACGACGACTTCGCCCAGATCGCCAGCGAGTTCGACACCATCGGCGAGCTGCGTCAGAGCCTGCGCACGCAGGTCGAGCGCGCCAAGGTGTTCGGCCAGGGCACGGCCGCCCGCGACCAGCTGGTCGACAAGCTCCTCGAGCTGGTCGAGATCCCGGTCCCGGAGCAGCTGGTCGAGGACGAGGTCCACCGCCACCTGGAGCAGGAGAACCGCCTCGAGGACGACGTCCACCGCGCCGAGGTGAAGGAGTCCAGCGAGAAGACCTTCAAGACGCAGATCCTCCTCGACGAGGTCGCGCAGGAGAACGACGTCAAGGTCAGCCAGGACGAGCTCACCCAGTACCTCGTGCAGGGTGCCGCGCAGTACGGCATGGACCCGAACGAGTTCGTCAAGATCCTCAGCGAGAACGGCCAGATCCCGTCGATGGTCGGCGAGGTCGCCCGCAACAAGGCGCTCGCGATCATCCTCGGCAAGGTGAAGGTCGTCGACAGCAACGGCAAGCCGGTCGACCTGGCCGAGTTCACCGCGATCGCCGACGGCGACGACACCGACGCCGAGGCTCCGGGCGACGAGGCCCCCGCGGCTGAGGAGGCCCCCGCCGAGGAGGCCCCCGCCGCCGAGGAGAAGCCCAAGAAGCGCTCCACCAAGAAGAAGGCCGACGACAAGTAA